Sequence from the Maribellus comscasis genome:
TTGGTGGCATAAATATCATCGCCCGAAAGGTGTGTTGGTTTACCTACCAGCTGGCGACCGTAACGCACAGATTGCTTAAGCCTTATCCCCTCATGAAAAGCGCTGAAGCTTATGTGCTCGATAAAATTAATCCCTCCAAATTGTATCATATTTACCTTGGCTCCAAATTCAACAGGTTTAACTTCTTTTCCTCGTACAATTGGCCGGATATAAGCTTTTGAAAGGCTGACTATACGGTCGGGTACACTTTTACCTGTATCAAAAATTTCTTGTTGTTGAGATAATACCGTGGTAATTATTTTGATTTGGCGATAATATCTGGCTGGCATGGTAAATTCATAAAGATAGTTCTGCTGGGTTTCTTCCAGTAAAAACAATAATTTCCCCAGTAAGTGCAGCAGGCTCCGGGTAAGTATTCTACGCTGCTTTTTCGATTTCCTGCGCTTTCGGCTGTAGTGACTATACCTTTCTTTTTGCTTGAGATATTTGGTTCGGGGTGTTCGTATCTTTAAATACTTACAGCTTAATTTCAATTGACCGTAACACCAGTCTACACTTTCCCACAGTAGTTTTATATTGGTTGGGTAACGCATCGAAGTTTCGTAACATGTTGCATCGGTAAGCATAATGTTGGGATGTTCAATAAAGGGTTTCCAATGTTTTGCCAATATTTTTTGAGCTTCACTAATAGCTAACCTTGATGACAAAAAAGTACGTATCTGGCTGACAATTTTATAATTGGTAAGCCTTTCACCTTGTAGCCAGATGTCACAAAAAAGCTGAAAGTGGATATTGCCGTTTAAGTGCTCAATTAGTTTTCGGTCTGAACACCCCACATAAGACTTAAGGAACATCAATGCAATCATTCCCCCGGGACTAAAAAAACGGGAAGGTCCTTTCTTATTTTCTTTGATTTTAAAATGCCGGACTAAATCATCCCAGGGTAAGGAGACATAGAGTTTACCAATTTCAGATGTTAAAAATGATTTCCAGTAAAGAGAAAATTCCTGACGTGGTGAATTAAAATTAATTTCAAGGGGCGTTTCATAAATTCTTTGTACTTTCACAATTAAGGATTTTGAAAATTACCCCGATTTTTGGCGATTCAGGCCTTTTTCGGGGTTTTTCTTAAAAATAACAAAACCTATCGTATTTATTGTCAATAGGTTTTGATACTTATGAACATCCCGAATTTTCTGTACATTGCCAAAACGCTTCTTTCTATTATTCAGCAATTGAAACCGTTGCCTGATAATTGGAATAGTTATATAGCGGATTCCTCACCGGTTTGTATAAATTCTCATTATTCAACGGATTATCTTCCTGCGTATATACCCACAATTCATTTGGATTCCATACGACAATTTCATCGCGGCAATCGCCGGTAACATCCACTACCGCGTAGCTCATATCCGGATGTCCGTCGTCTGGAAATTCCAGTACTTTCCTTCCGTAACCATCCCATGCTCCTCCCTCGGAAGTGTTTGCATTCAAAATATAAAACTCTTCTGTTTTCCCTGTCCAGTTTAAAGGAAGACACATGCTGCCATACTGAGTTGGTTCAAAAGTGTGGTACAACTCTCCTGATGAGTTAAAAAGATTCATGATTCCCTGGTTTCCCCAAAAATTGACAGAAACAGTTTCCAGTCCCGGTAAATCGTCTCGGAAATTAGCAACTGCCGGATTTTGAATATGCCCAAAATAGTGGTGTTTCAAAATATTTCCGTCAGTGTCAGCAAAGAAAATTCCCTCGTCGCTGGCCGCACAAACAAAAACAGGAGACTCACTTTCTTTTAACTGAACTATCGCCACACCGTCGGCATGATCCTCTAACACATCATCCAGGCTCCAGAGTTTTGTTCCGTTTTCATCAAAAAGTGTGTAGCCGCTAACAATTTCATCTTTCCCGTCGTTGTCGGTATCATACGCAAACGGATAATGTCCGGTACGGCATTCATTTTGCCACAACTGTTTCAGGTTAGCATCGTACGCCCAAATATAATTGTAACGGTCTTTTAAAATAATATTCGAATCAAAACCATTCCCCTCCAAATCGCAAAAATAGAGGCAATCTCCCAAAATGCGGGGAAAAATATTGTGACCCGAAGGAAGTGGTTTTCCGCTAGGTGAAAGTGGCGTTGAAATTTTTTGCAGCACTTTCCCGGTGGCACCTTCTGCAACAATTAATTCCTGGTTCATACAATAAATAACCTCGTTTTTGCCGTCGTTATTTACATCATGAATCTGAAAAGCCACATCGCTGGTTAGTTTTGTTTTCCACGGATCCGGGCTTCCCTTTTGCCACAATAAATCACCATTCAGTGTAACTGCGGTGAGGCAACTCAACTCGCTGTTTCGGTCTTTCGGACCATGATTTACAACTTGTCCGAGCAAAATATCTGTTTTGTCGTCGCCATTGAGATCCCCAAAACGAACATTTCTCCCTGTTCCAAAATCTTCCAGTTGAATCTTTTTGAACACTTTCATTTTTGGATTCTCAGCAATTAACGAATCCTGAATTTGCTGAAAACGGCTTTCTTCATTTTTATATTTTTGAAAATCTGCTTCTGAAGAAGAAATCTTTACAGAATAAAACGCCGTCGGAGAATCGGAAAGTAATCCTACTTTTCCTATTTCAAAGCTTGAATTTTTAACCGATAAGGAGATACTATCATTTACAACACACTTAATATTATCTGAATCCAGATCAATTTTCAAATGAATTGTCCCGTCTTCCAGGGTATAAAATTCAGCCGTTGCCAACACTACTTCATTCGGAACCTGAAATGCCTTACCGTTTTGCACTTTTATAATTTTCGCTGAATGGTTTTCAACTCCTGCAAAATAATAACAACGGTCGTTTTGATAACGAAAAACCACTCCGTTTCTTCTTTTCAATTCAAGCGGTTTAAATTCAACTTCCAGAGTATAATCATTCCAAAACTCCGAACCGGTTACTACCATCGGGTGCCAGTGTTTATCCGGGTTTATTGCATTTTGGAAAAGCATTTGCCCATCGCCGTTTTTACGGATTTCCCACGATGGTGGCAGGTTATAGCGAAATGTAGAAATTGCCCAGCGGGTTTGCGCGCGTGCTTCTGCAATGTAATGGTATTCAGTGTGCGCCCCAACATCCGTTCCCAAAGGCCCGTGCGGCAGTGTGGAAAAATCTTCATCGAGCAATACAAGCTGATTTGAATCGGTGGAACAAGCTAATGTATAAAGGACAATGATAAAAAGAACAGTAAAAGTTTTGGCGTTCATTTAGCAATAGATTTAGTTTCCGTTGGAACGAAGATAACAATTTGAGTCTAAAATCTTTCTGTTGAATCTACCGTTTAATAAATCAATCCCGCCGTTAAATAAGTCTGTCTTTTTATTCTCGCTTTTTCCTGCCAAATTTGAAACAACCAAAATCAACGGTTATGAAAGCAAAACTTGCAGTTCCAATGTTCATTATTCTTTTTTCTTCTTTTTATGGGATAGCACAAAATGAACCAATTCGCTTGATCCCTGAATTTGGGAAACAAACCATTTATGAGTCTACAGAATTGACGTACATATTATCCGACGATAATGAGAAGCAAAACCGTTTTATTAAAAAGAAAACCTATGAACTAAAATTCGACAAATTCGGGCCTGAAAACAAAGAAGTTTTAAAAGTGAACATCACAAAAAACACGCTTGAAAAACCCGATCAGCCAACACCCGAAGTAAAAGATTACAGGTTTCCGTATTTTCAGGAAGCCTTCCCTGAGAATACCTCCCCCGATTTTACAGAAACATTACTCAGCCGCTTAACTCTGGAATACAGTTTTGATTTTGAAACAAGCACAATCGAGCTTCTCAACCTGGAAGAATTATTAATGGAAGCGCGAAAAATTTTGAGAGAAAAAGGCCTCTCGCCGGGAAAAATCGATAACCGCATTGTTGATTTTAATGAGAAAATAATTCCGGCAACCACTTCCCAAATTCAACAAATTTTTCAAATCCCACAAGCGTCTTTTTCGGGAAGCTTAAACATCAAAAATTTTGACATTCATTTGTCTCTGGAAAAACCCTGGGCTTACCTCAAACAAAAAAGATGGGAAAAAGAACCCGGTTTATATTCAAAAGAAATTGTCTACGAAGTAGAAAAACGTTACTTAAAAAAATACAATACCGTTGAAATCGATTCAGTTAAATACCCGATTTTGTTTGAAAACAAAAAGTATAACCTAAAACATACTGAAAATGATATTAGCCTAAAGGTTTCTAAAACCATTCCACAAAACCGGTTTACCATTTCAGGAAAAATTGAAAATTTGAGGAACAAAAAAATTACGCTGGCAGTTTTGCGCAGCCCGTTTGGAACACAACTGTTTGAAGAATCGGTTTTCCTGGATGAAAACAATTCCTTCCAGATTGAAACTGAACTCAACCATCCTCAACTGATTTACTTGCAATTTGGTAATATTAATTCTCCAGGTAATCTACCAATGATGGCTTTTTATGCCGAACCGGGAAGCCGGATTCATTTTGAAGCTACGGGAGAAACATTTCCCTGGGAAGTTACATTCTCCGAAGATTTTGCAGGTACTTCAAAACTATTATACGACTGGCGAAAAGAATATAACATTTTTAACCAGAGATTGGATTGGAGTACTCTTAGTTTCTTTTCATCTGATTTGAGCTATTCCGATTTTACCAAAGCATTTAATAATCTTTCATCTCCAAATAAAAATAACGTGGAGCAACATGCCTTTGAGTTTGTTAAAAATGAAACAAAGGCATACTTATTTAATATCCTGATTTATTATTTATCGATGGAAGAATGGAGCAGAAGTGCCTCTAATGGAAGAGTACGTTTTGAAGAAATAGGTGAAGAAGGCTTTTTAAAAATGAAAAATATTCTGGATACTACAAATATTTACGACTTTTATAACGAATATGGTATCCACTCACGGCAACTGGCAGGAAGTTACGTGAACTATTTTTTTAAGAAAAACAAAATCATTGACGAACTCGGATTTCCGGAATTTGCTGCAATACCAATACTTTCAAGTTATATATTTCACAATGATTTGCCCTACCAGGTGGAAGCAACTAAAAGTATCCTCGCAGGGCATGCGTTGTATTCAGTTTTGACTGAATTACTTTTACGTGAAAAGTCAGATATATCAAACCAACCAAATCAATTTGAAAGCTATACGCAACAAAAAGCCGATGAATACCTTAATCTAATGACCCGCGTTTGTAACGACAAGGGATTCATCAGTTCGATAAAAGAAATAATTGATAATCAGCAAAACTGGGAAGATGAGATTTTTGTTCCCTCCAATAAATTTTTTAATGAAAATGCCGAGCCCGTTTATATGAGTGATTTTTTTGGTGACAAACCAACTATTTTTTACATCGCAAACAATTGGTCGGCAGAACGATATTTTTGGGACGATTTAGCCAATGAAAACCCGGAAATCAATTTTGTTTTGGTGATGGAGGGCTCCAATATTCAGGAATGGCTGGATTATGAAAAACGTGCCGAACCAGTTGCTCATCAGCTGTTTTTAATAAACGAAGATGTAAAACTCCGGGATATTTTTAAAAGCAATAGCAGACATTTTATATTATACGATAAAAACGGGGTTCGAATTGGTTTTGCCGGAAATGCAGTTACTGCAAGAGACATGGCGAAAAAAAGTTTAAATGCACCCTCTAAACAGCTCAACAAATCGCAACTCAAAACGATAATTATTGTACTGCTAATACTTCTTACGCTACTTATTTTAAGTTTGTTAATCTGGAGATGGCGGGTTCGGCAACGGTTCCGAAAGGAACAGCAGCAGCGGCGGTTGCGCGAGCTGGAACTTACTGCAATCCGGTCGCAAATGAACCCCCATTTTCTTTTTAACAGTTTGAACTCGGTGCAAAACCTGGTTCAGCAAAACAAGGGCCGCGAGGCCCATTTGTATTTGGCCGACTTTGCCGGATTAATCAGAAAAGTATTGCAGAATTCAGAAAAAGAAGAAGTATCACTGGCCGAAGAACTGGAAATGATAAACCAGTATCTGAATCTCGAGAAACTGCGGTTTGATTTTGATTTTACTATTTCGGTTGAAGATAAAATTGATACAAACAATACGATGGTTCCTTCAATGCTTTTACAACCTTTTGCAGAAAATGCGGTTATTCATGGCCTTCAG
This genomic interval carries:
- a CDS encoding transposase — encoded protein: MKVQRIYETPLEINFNSPRQEFSLYWKSFLTSEIGKLYVSLPWDDLVRHFKIKENKKGPSRFFSPGGMIALMFLKSYVGCSDRKLIEHLNGNIHFQLFCDIWLQGERLTNYKIVSQIRTFLSSRLAISEAQKILAKHWKPFIEHPNIMLTDATCYETSMRYPTNIKLLWESVDWCYGQLKLSCKYLKIRTPRTKYLKQKERYSHYSRKRRKSKKQRRILTRSLLHLLGKLLFLLEETQQNYLYEFTMPARYYRQIKIITTVLSQQQEIFDTGKSVPDRIVSLSKAYIRPIVRGKEVKPVEFGAKVNMIQFGGINFIEHISFSAFHEGIRLKQSVRYGRQLVGKPTHLSGDDIYATNANRTWCRKENIIHGFKRKGRAGKHEQHRKILHSVLRKERATRMEGSFGTEKEHYGLKKIRAMTRKNEELWIFFGVHTANAVRIARKMALQKQAA
- a CDS encoding histidine kinase, with translation MKAKLAVPMFIILFSSFYGIAQNEPIRLIPEFGKQTIYESTELTYILSDDNEKQNRFIKKKTYELKFDKFGPENKEVLKVNITKNTLEKPDQPTPEVKDYRFPYFQEAFPENTSPDFTETLLSRLTLEYSFDFETSTIELLNLEELLMEARKILREKGLSPGKIDNRIVDFNEKIIPATTSQIQQIFQIPQASFSGSLNIKNFDIHLSLEKPWAYLKQKRWEKEPGLYSKEIVYEVEKRYLKKYNTVEIDSVKYPILFENKKYNLKHTENDISLKVSKTIPQNRFTISGKIENLRNKKITLAVLRSPFGTQLFEESVFLDENNSFQIETELNHPQLIYLQFGNINSPGNLPMMAFYAEPGSRIHFEATGETFPWEVTFSEDFAGTSKLLYDWRKEYNIFNQRLDWSTLSFFSSDLSYSDFTKAFNNLSSPNKNNVEQHAFEFVKNETKAYLFNILIYYLSMEEWSRSASNGRVRFEEIGEEGFLKMKNILDTTNIYDFYNEYGIHSRQLAGSYVNYFFKKNKIIDELGFPEFAAIPILSSYIFHNDLPYQVEATKSILAGHALYSVLTELLLREKSDISNQPNQFESYTQQKADEYLNLMTRVCNDKGFISSIKEIIDNQQNWEDEIFVPSNKFFNENAEPVYMSDFFGDKPTIFYIANNWSAERYFWDDLANENPEINFVLVMEGSNIQEWLDYEKRAEPVAHQLFLINEDVKLRDIFKSNSRHFILYDKNGVRIGFAGNAVTARDMAKKSLNAPSKQLNKSQLKTIIIVLLILLTLLILSLLIWRWRVRQRFRKEQQQRRLRELELTAIRSQMNPHFLFNSLNSVQNLVQQNKGREAHLYLADFAGLIRKVLQNSEKEEVSLAEELEMINQYLNLEKLRFDFDFTISVEDKIDTNNTMVPSMLLQPFAENAVIHGLQNKTGYRQLKIEVARDKSGIKITIEDNGVGREAAKNIAKAKNGKGSKLMKDRLEILQEKHGEKYHLETIDLTENDIGTRVEIQIPDER